TGTTTAAATGCAGCGACTGTGTTTAGAAGTCCAATGGGGGTGTATGTATCAGTGGAGAACACATCCAGCAACTTGTTTTCAATCATCCCTTGGTGAACACTATTTTGGAGTTTAAAATCGAAAAATGGAGACAATTGTTTCAATATGGAGGTGATACCAAAGGATACTCCAAGTCAATCTTTCTCAGCGCGCTTGCATGGGTAAACATTTTGAATACTACATTTTAAAATGAATGAACTTAGGTCTGCAATTTGTTTTCATATAACTTTTAAGTTAGTGTAGGATGTACCTGCCTTGCATCTGTTGCTTGAAATATAATTCTCTCACTAGTGTAGGATAAAAATGAGTTTCATCTAGCTATTATATATAGGATGTAACTGGGTTTCATATGATACCTGtagaaactggttttcatctagcaTTAATGACAGGATGTAATTGAGTTTCATCCATATAAAAAATATGGATTAACTGGTTTTGATTCAAATTTGTATTCAGGCTGATGTCATTGCGGGAGATGAGTTGGACGCTGCAAAAATGATAAATGCTGAACTGCAAAAGATTGATGTCGAAACGCAACACTTGTTCATCCCAATGCTGAATGAGAAAGAACATTTCACATTGCTTCACCTTGACATCCATGGAAGAACTTGGACACACTACAATTCTTTCCTAGGTTCTTCAAACTATTTAAAAGAAGCTCAAATGATGGCGGAAAGAATAAATCATCTCTTTCAAGTTCAAATTCAAAGTACTAGTATGGATGACGTTGATGTCGTCGTTCAATCAGATTGTCCACAACAGTGCGAAAGGTAGGTCGTTAACTCTTTGAACTGAGATTATAACATACAAACTGAAACGAAGTTTGAACCGACATTACATTTTTTTTCCAGATCGTTAAACTGACATTACATATTCATTTGTCTTCAGTGATGATTCGATGATGTATGTTATCTACTACATGGAATGGGCAATGACAGACGGTTACTCCTTCGAAGGCAAAGATACTATTGGAGAGGAGATGGGCACAAGACGAATCAATCTGGCATATGAAATCCTAACTGATGAGAATAGCTGCTGGAAAGTTTGATGTGTTTAGGTTGTttagaaattttttattaatgtagttCATTTGgtagtactttttttttgttgaactaTGTCTTCGCATACAGTTGTGATCCGTGGATTCGTCTTAATTAAAATATGAACTCTTTTACTGAAAAATGCCTATACTTCAATTTCATGATGGTTGTGTTTGAATATGTTAGCCAGAAATGATTAAATTTGCAGGTTGAAAATGTAACcaggcttggatgaaactggttacatcctagccTGTATAAAACTTCAATTTTTTTGTCAGATTGTAACcaggcttggatgaaactggttacatcaaaGCTTGTATAAAAACTGTTTTCAAAGTGTGCAAGTTGACAAAAAAATAGTTTTTTATGTCCATATGTGATGGATGAAATCCAGTTTTATCCTGGCcaaaaatctcattttttccagaataggcaggatgaaactggttacatcatgTACAATTAAATTTGAATCTTCGCAAACATTCAAATTTTACAGTGAAAAACTGAAGGGAATGTACAATTAAACAATCAACACAAGACTAAAAGATATATATACTATAAAAATGAAGATAAATACTTGAAAAAATAATTCCATAAGATATATTTTtatgaacaaaagaaacaatCCAAGGTAAATACTAGTTGCGAAAATATAATTCAAGGTAAATGAATCTTAAATGTGCAACAAGAGGCTGCAGAGAAGAATAAACTAATAAAGATATCATGGTAAAAAGCTAATAAAAGATATCATGGTAAAAAGCTGCACAGAAGAAATGAAGGATGGAGATGTTCTTAAGCAGGTACTTAACGTTGCTTTTTCGCAGGAGGATGAGGACACGTCGTCTTGTTATGATGTGCCTGAGTATGGAAGTTACCGCACGTAATTGGTCTCTTGAAACTTGCACTACCTGTGTTAGGAATCCGCTTCTTCTTCggcctaccatgtttttttttcctacGACAGTTGGTAGGTTCACGAAATCTCCAGTAGCAACATCAATAGGCTTGTCGTAATCAGGAATGGGCTTGATAGGACGATCATACGAAGCACGGAAGCTAGCAATGCTGAAATACGTATTAATGTACTCGTAAACATTGATGTTATTTGAATGCATACACACAATAGCGTGATCACAAGGGAACTTCTCAGTAAACCAAACCCTACAGCTGCACTGAAACCTCGCAATATTAACAGCATGCGTGTGCTTTCCATCAAAAACTTCCCACTCCATGTCACCAGACTTGGTTATTCTCCACTGGACACCAGCACGAATGGAAGCCAACACTTTTTTTTCTAGCCTGGAACAAATGAATCCTTTATACGTTGCCCCTTTCCTCTTCCTTGTACTCACCTGTTCCATAATTTTAAGCCTGATCCAGTTAACAAGTGTTGCAATAggcatatcttttgcttccttgatccaagAGTTGAAGGAATCTGCAATGTTTGAACACATGTCGCCGTAACGACAGCCCAGAAATGTGCATTGGACCAAAATTCCACTGGAATCTCACTCAAGAATTTGTGAAGACCATCACATCCCATATCCTTCAACTTTTTCATACCCTGATCAAAGCCTTCATGAGTCGATGAATAGAAACATTCTTTGAACAAACCCATCGCAGCACAATGCTCTCCCTTTTTCTTGTTGGTCTTACTGCGGacattattcttcaaatgatggTAACACCAAGCATGATAGAAAGTTGGGAAAACATCACGAATCCCTTGGATCAAACCCTCATGGCGATCTGAAATAAAAGTTAGTACACGAGGACCCAAGatattctagtttcttcaagaacCAATGCCAATTCTCAACAGTTTCAGCTGATACGATACCATATGCCAGAGGAAATATTCCTACATaaacaaaacaaacacaaaaagaaaaaaacatatcaaactgACTGAAACTGCTATTGtacaaaatgaaactagtttcattctcTAGTCTGACTTCACAAGTTAAGGATGAAACCGATTTCATCCAGTGATAAtctgacataaaaaaaaaatttatgacatcaaaaataaaagaagacgTACCATTATTCGCATTATTCCCGGTAGCCGCCATAAGACAACCCCTAAATTTTCCAGTTAGGAAAGTTGCATCCAAGAACAGTACCGGGCGACAATATTCGAAACCAGAGATGCAAGCATCGAAGTCTAAGAACAAACTCTTAAACTCGCAACCTTCAACAACTAAATCAGCCCTACTACCTGGATCGTGTTTCTTCACGGCTTCACACCACCATCTCAAGTCAGTGTATGATTTAATGTCCTCGCCATACAATTCCTTGAAACATAATTCTTTCCCGGCATGCGCCTGATCGTAGCTCACTTCCAACCCATAATCACTTTTgagttctctaacaatatccctgGCTTTCTTGTTGGGATTCTGTTCAATctgctcaaatatcaaactcttgaTAAGTTCGCGCGTAACCGGATCAACCTTTGTTCCATCACTATAACTAGCACAACATTTATGTTCCCCGTTATAGGCCTTGAGGAATAAGTGACCCTTTAAATTGGAAGTCTTGGAAGCTGCATGGAACATCCAGTCGCATTCCAATTTCTCCTTGTAATAACATTCCACCGTATATCGTTCTGGATTGCTCTTGACGACTCTCACCCTGCGACCAAAaaaatggttatatttctcaacaaCAAGACGAGCTTCATCTCGTCCTCCATAAAAATCTTGACCAACACCTTTTATAATAAACTCCCATTCAGCCGCCTTGCAAGATCTTTTAATTGCCAACTTTCCATTGTATGTACGTTCTTGAGACATGGGGATATCTTGAGAAGAAACAAGCTCTTGAGAGGAAGGAATAGGTGACTGAGATAAAAGCAACTCCGTCATTATAGGTGTAGGAGTAACTttactgctgctcggaagatgacaaggattaaccaactgagctctgctagggtctggtgctaaacgaaactcgctcattctactgctgctcggaagatgacaaggattaaccaactgagctctgctagggtctggtgctaaacgaaactcgctcattctactgctgctcggaagatgacaaggattaaccaactgagctctACTAGTGTCTGGTGCTAAAAGAAACTCGCTCATtctactgctgctcggaagatgacaaggattaaccaactgagctctactagggtctggtgctaaacaaaactcgctcattctactgctgctaggaagatgacaaggattaaccaactgatctctattagggtctggtgctaaactaaactcgctcattctactgctgctcggaagatgacaaggattaaccaaaTCTCTACTAGGGTTGGTGCTAAACTAAACTCGCTCATtctactgctgctcggaagatgacaaggattaaccaaaCTGATCTCTACTAGGGTTGGTGCTAAACGAAAACTCGCCCGTAGTAGGTTCACGAACAAAATCAGGAGCACGAAGAGGAACACGTTCAAATAACGAAGCTCCAAGAAAGGACAACTGGTTAACAATACACAATTACAAGAAAGTACATAGCTTCACATCACTGTCAACAACATTGCTTCTCCCCTCATAGTCAAATACAACTGAATTGAGTCCGGTAAATGCTATTCCAATAAGAACGAAGGCGCCTTCAATCATCAACTGTTGACTTCGTAGTAACTTGGTATGGACACGCATCGGTACCCGGATAACCAACACAGAGAAAATGACGATCCATCTTCAAACGGAATATATAAAAACAAATCTTATGATCTGGATGTATTCAATTGATAATATGTAACACAATTAGCAGACAGTACTACTAATTCAGTTCACATCACAATTGAACACACAAACTTCACATCTGGTATATTGATGAAAATCAGATTACTAAACCTAGAAAACATGATCAACTAAACCCTGGATAttcaaaatcaacaactaaaatcaaaaattaacaaaaattaatCATCAACAACTAAAAAATGCTTCAAAATCGACAGAGAAACTTCAATTGGACAAATTGAAACTTACCGATTCGACGCTATTATAGAAACTTCAATTGCTTCAAAACCAACTCAGAAACTTCGATTAGATGAAACTCCAATTGATGAAACTTCGATTAGATGAAACTTGGATTCTACAAATGTATTAAACAATCGCTaatcatcatgattgataaacgaGATCTGAAGAAAAAAACGAGCTCTGAATTGTcgatttctgcagagctctgcggGAAGGGaagagaaataaattctctttgAAAAGAAGGGTTTAAAAGGTTAAGGGGTATTTTAGGTAagagacattttttttaattttcctgggccaaatatccaaattggctatataaacaaaatatttctgatttttggctatataaacagtatcaaaagctaagAATCTATATGACCCAGGAATTttgtgttttggtctttttgaccaattttgtgaataaTCTTATCCTTGAAATCACttgaattttcaaaaaatttcccgcGGGGAATCGGTGAATaattatactccctctgtttctggaaAATAGAGGAGTATAGATTGTTATCCGAGAAAGATACGGAAGGATCGTTAAGCTTACGAGAGAGAGATGGACCTACTGACTAACTAACCTACGAAAGC
This is a stretch of genomic DNA from Papaver somniferum cultivar HN1 chromosome 1, ASM357369v1, whole genome shotgun sequence. It encodes these proteins:
- the LOC113348152 gene encoding uncharacterized protein LOC113348152, with product MTELLLSQSPIPSSQELVSSQDIPMSQERTYNGKLAIKRSCKAAEWEFIIKGVGQDFYGGRDEARLVVEKYNHFFGRRVRVVKSNPERYTVECYYKEKLECDWMFHAASKTSNLKGHLFLKAYNGEHKCCASYSDGTKVDPVTRELIKSLIFEQIEQNPNKKARDIVRELKSDYGLEVSYDQAHAGKELCFKELYGEDIKSYTDLRWWCEAVKKHDPGSRADLVVEGCEFKSLFLDFDACISGFEYCRPVLFLDATFLTGKFRGCLMAATGNNANNGIFPLAYDRHEGLIQGIRDVFPTFYHAWCYHHLKNNVRSKTNKKKGEHCAAMGLFKECFYSSTHEGFDQGMKKLKDMGCDGLHKFLSEIPVEFWSNAHFWAVVTATCVQTLQIPSTLGSRKQKICLLQHLLTGSGLKLWNRLEKKVLASIRAGVQWRITKSGDMEWEVFDGKHTHAVNIARFQCSCRVWFTEKFPCDHAIVCMHSNNINVYEYINTYFSIASFRASYDRPIKPIPDYDKPIDVATGDFVNLPTVVGKKNMVGRRRSGFLTQPLVAHLRFIYLELYFRN